One genomic window of Geodermatophilus sp. DSM 44513 includes the following:
- a CDS encoding SOS response-associated peptidase, whose amino-acid sequence MCGRYAASRRPEDLVLEFEAVPAEGQAPLPADYNVAPTKDVYVVRHKRERDAEGAPTGAGHRELRAVRWGLVPSWAKDASVGNRMLNARVESLTEKPAFRRAARSRRCLVPADGWYEWAKKLDGPGKQPYYTTPRDGSVLAFAGLWEVWGEGDDRFYTCTVVTAPAVGALAEIHDRMPLVLPRDRWAAWLDPAREDVAELAAPTPPELVEGLELRPVGTAVNSVKNNGAELIARVEAVAAPADQPALF is encoded by the coding sequence GTGTGTGGCCGCTACGCCGCCAGCCGCCGCCCCGAGGACCTCGTCCTGGAGTTCGAGGCGGTCCCGGCCGAGGGGCAGGCCCCCCTGCCGGCGGACTACAACGTCGCCCCGACCAAGGACGTCTACGTCGTCCGGCACAAGCGGGAGCGGGACGCCGAGGGGGCACCCACCGGCGCGGGGCACCGCGAGCTGCGCGCCGTCCGCTGGGGGCTGGTGCCCTCGTGGGCCAAGGACGCCTCGGTCGGCAACCGGATGCTCAACGCCCGCGTCGAGTCGCTCACCGAGAAGCCGGCCTTCCGGCGCGCGGCCCGCTCCCGGCGCTGCCTGGTGCCGGCCGACGGCTGGTACGAGTGGGCCAAGAAGCTGGACGGCCCCGGCAAGCAGCCCTACTACACGACCCCGCGCGACGGCTCGGTGCTGGCCTTCGCCGGCCTGTGGGAGGTGTGGGGCGAGGGCGACGACCGCTTCTACACCTGCACGGTGGTCACCGCGCCCGCCGTCGGCGCGCTCGCGGAGATCCACGACCGGATGCCCCTGGTGCTACCCCGCGACCGCTGGGCGGCCTGGCTGGACCCGGCCCGCGAGGACGTCGCCGAGCTGGCCGCGCCCACGCCGCCGGAGCTGGTCGAGGGCCTGGAGCTGCGCCCGGTCGGCACCGCGGTGAACAGCGTGAAGAACAACGGCGCCGAGCTGATCGCCCGCGTCGAGGCGGTCGCCGCACCGGCCGACCAGCCCGCCCTCTTCTGA